In the genome of Notamacropus eugenii isolate mMacEug1 chromosome 5, mMacEug1.pri_v2, whole genome shotgun sequence, one region contains:
- the AURKAIP1 gene encoding small ribosomal subunit protein mS38 — MFLARVTSQLSRAVPWAGRRLSRPGPALPSPVFVANHCCYGTWPADRSGPTPQPQAQRDPELEEMLVPRKMSISPLESWLTVRFLLPKPEATRPGTVSLTLLYDCPPSEAKDGEELGEGGSQVAPTMHCKNVLKIRRRKMNHHKYRKLVKRTRFLRRKIREGRRKRKQIRFEKDLKRLWKKAGLKQTPEGWQTPKIYVKST, encoded by the exons ATGTTTCTAGCTCGAGTGACCTCTCAGCTATCTAGGGCTGTGCCCTGGGCAG GCAGACGTTTGTCAAGGCCAGGCCCTGCATTGCCCTCTCCAGTCTTTGTGGCCAATCATTGCTGTTATGGTACCTGGCCAGCAGACAGGAGTGGGCCAACTCCTCAGCCTCAGGCACAGAGGGATCCAGAGCTGGAGGAGATGCTGGTTCCCAGGAAGATGTCCATCAGCCCCCTGGAGAGCTGGCTCACCGTTCGATTCTTGCTCCCCAAGCCTGAGGCCACCAGACCTGGAACAGTGAGCCTGACCTTGCTCTATGACTGTCCTCCAAGTGAGGCCAAGGATGGGGAGGAGCTGGGAGAAGGAGGCTCCCAAGTGGCCCCCACAATGCACTGCAAGAATGTGCTGAAGATCCGCCGGCGGAAGATGAACCACCACAAGTATCGCAAGCTGGTGAAGAGGACCAGGTTCTTGCGGCGGAAGATccgagaagggagaaggaagcgGAAGCAG ATCAGGTTTGAGAAGGACCTGAAGCGTTTATGGAAGAAAGCAGGCTTGAAGCAAACTCCTGAGGGCTGGCAGACCCCCAAGATCTATGTGAAGAGCACCTGA